Within Trichoderma atroviride chromosome 2, complete sequence, the genomic segment AGAAAAGCCGTTTAGTAGCATGATTTGTACATGATTGCATCTTTGGCGATCTGATGTGCTGGATCATCGCCATGGCTTGCTTGCATGAGATGACCCTGGCGAGGAGCAACGGCGGAGGTTCtagcgccagcagctggccTGCACATCGAATGCATCGTTTGGGGGGAAGCTTTGGTTAGCTTCAACTTGGCTTGGGCGATGCCGTGCTCGTCTTACGTCTAGTAAGGCTTCTAGCAGTCGAATTGCAGCGTGGTTGAATAGGCACGCAGGCGTAGTCGCAAGCCACAAGCTATATCTCGCGGTTACCCTTGGGCCACGGCTGGGTTCTACAACGCTTCCCgcgttgtcgtcgtcggacAAGGTGGTCGAGAATAGACCGGACCGTCTGCTCGCTATCCAATGCCCCTGGGCGTAGAGCCACGACCCGCCTAGATGCGGTCACCTGCATGCATCGCCAACTCTACCTCATGGTATCAGGCTTAGCGAAGTCGCATCCCATGCTGTGCAAGTTGAGTcctgtacaagtatgtagCAACCGACTCGTTCCCCTGTTCGTGCATCACGCATGATAGCATGAGGAGGGGAAGATGGACGGACACAGCCATGATTCGGCCGGAATATGCAAAGTAAGACCAGGGCTGGGGCGTACAGAATCTGACGCAGCCAATGATGGCCGCGCGTGCCTCTAGCAACGCCTTCTCTCCACAGGGGGCCACTCTGAAGCGTTGCTCCAGGCGCGTTTCATCTTGAGAGGTCTCTCGTGCAGCAGCCCGGGCCGCGCGGTGGTCCAAGCAATCCTTGATCCCAAGGCCTCGCATCGATTGGCCTGCGGCGCGATTGCAGGGAAGGGCTCGTCCAGCCAGGTTCTGCGCAGAGAGGATGTCGGCGGCGGAAAAAGGTTTGGCAGGCGACGCTCGCCAAGCATGCTGTACGAGATGCCCGAAGCGAGTACAGAAGAGAGATGAGCGCTGCCCAGCATGGCAAGGATGAGAGTGCCGTTTGATTGCTGAagagggagctggagggagctggaagaggctgtGAGAGTCGTCGAAGCGGCTTTGGGAGTTGCGGAATGGGCACAGGCTGTAGCGGAAGGTGCAGCTCGGGCGTGGCTTCCCGACCCTGCAGAGGCACCTGCTCCTGCATTTTTGGGCTCGTGGTGCTGCGACTCCTCCCGGACTTGATTTACAGAGTTTCTTTTCCACTGGACTAAACCCAGTCCACAGTCGCTTTCGctgcctcctcttctctcctctcctgcCGGAAATGCAGCGGCCACGATCTCCTCATGTTTCGAATGCGACCAGGGGCGTGGCCGTGACAAATCGACAGGCGAGCAAGAGTCCTCGCGGCAATCCTACTGGTACGCCTGCCAAGGAAAAAGTTCATCAGATCGTCACGATAGAGCAGCATAGAAGAGCACAAAGCACTGACATCGCGAGTCCTGACTGGAGCACGCTGTGGGGAAGCCAGATCCATCACAGCAGGGAGCATTGCAATCGAGCGTTACAGGTGGCAGTTCGGACACTATCTAGTATCTACCCATCTTTGCTCAGCATGTCTCCGATGATTCTATGCAGGAGAGCTGTCCTGACACTGCTGGATGCTACTAAAAGACGACTGGGATACGAGTTCTAGCTGGGATTGAAGCCTCTGAGGCCACCATCAAGACGATGGCACTAGTACTTTGGTGTCTTGGCCTCGATcaggcatcgccatcacatCAGAGGCAAGAAAGAGTGTACCCGTTCGAGATGCCGTTTACAAGTAGGATGCCACCTTGTTTCAAATACTGCGTAGAGAGTTTAAATCTCCATGAATGCAAAGAGTCAGCGCCACTTGCAAGCACATGATGACGGCTGGGGACCTCCGACTCTACCAATGGTTCTCGCTTGTTTCTTTCCGGTAGTTATAACAAGCCAACAGAGAGATCTTATaggccatctttggcgtctTGGATTGATGAATCGAAAACAATGTTTATCGGATTCTTTCGTTGGGGTTCCTGGCTCGCATGCCGGCAGTGACGAGCCACGGAAAGGCGAGACACCGGCAATGGGGAGCACGGAGACACCCTTCTGGCCTGTTCCTGCGTCAAAGGCAAGCACCAACGAGTCCAATCAGATATCCTTGCTCACATGGGCTGCCAGATGTGGCCGTCTCatgagccgccgccaagtTCTAGTACCTGCATACCGCACAGCAACAGTACCTGCGAGCGTCGCTCTCGAGGAATTCCTCGATGGAGCGGGTATGGACGCCAGCGGGGCCAGCAACGAGGCACCAGAGCATGCGCTGCTGTCCATTCCTAGTCTGTTCATCTGCTCCGAGGCTTTCATGTAATGAATAAGGGACCTAATGAGCTCCAGATTGCAACTTCATGCGGTCGAACATCCGGTCAGGGGTATGGACGGCTAGTGCCTATCGATACTTGCAGCAACGTACTCGTATCAAATTAAGAGAGCCACTCAATCAAACGGAACGCTAACGCggccttcttttgcttcccaTAAACTTTGGTTACGATTCTGGCAATGGTTGACGGAGCCGGCTCAGCGGCATGAATGGCATCGAACCGCAGCTACGCGACATACCTCGACAGGCTGTGTGTCCTGGCCAAGCCAGCCGGTGGCAATATAACTGCTGCCAATCACCTGCTGGGTAGGAATCATGAGTGCGAGTCTGGCTTTGGGGGCAGGGGAGCAGCAAGCctggaagaaaaggggagcGGTTCCTCAGCGCGAAAGTAACACTGAAGGATTGGAATTGCATTATACAAGCAGCAAGGCCGCGGACTCTTGTCGCCAGCAGATTGCTCGGGACCTGGAGGTTGGCTGGACTCCTTTGCCGACACACGCCCGTCCTATTTTTGTCTCGCTACCGGCACGCCCACTCTCTGACACGGTCGTGCAAAGCGCTGGTCATATTGGCAGTGGGGAGAACAGATGAAGGGCCCGGTTTTCGCTCGCTGGGCCCCCTTGGCTGCAATTCCACCGGCTGTCCAAgtgctgtacttgtacatacagTGCTGTACAGTAGGAGCCGGCGAGAGTGAGCGTCTGCCACCCGgaatgcatgcatgcatacaTGCATGTACACATCATGCTTTGGCCGTGGTTGGGCTCTTGCAGCAAAGCGCCCAGGCACCAAACAATTGCATTGGACGGGCCGCTGGTTGGCTGAGAAGCGCCGTTGAGAGCGCCAGGGCGGCGCCAATGCGCTGTGGCCATGGAACGCTTCCCACGTGAAGGGCGCTGGTTCGTCCAGCCCAGCAGAGCCTAGCGCTGTATCCCACTCTCTCGTCTCACTGCACTGTATTCCGGCTCCCAATTCTCTTCAGCAATCTGCGCTCTCCTCTCTGCTGCTCTTGAACCCACTCCATTGTGATTAGGAGCACCGCCCAGGTACCACCGTCCAGCCCAGGCCAGTCCAGTCCAGCCCAGGGCCTGGCCCCAGTGGCTCATGCGCTATCGCCAGCGATTGCTCGTTTCCCAGGCCCACACCCTCTCTCAGTCGCGCGCTCGCCCGTGCCGCCCGCCATGCCCCCATCAGGCTTAGCAGCTGCCCGCCCACGCCtctggctggtgctgggctCTTTGTGCGCACCGACCCCTGCGcaccctctttttcttttttttctcttttttttctgtttttatattatttccttCCGCGTGTATTATTAGTGGCTCCCCTCCTCTCTCCCCTTCCGCTAAAGGGAGAGCCACTCCACCGCAAAGTACTGGCCAGGTACACGCGCCGTCGCGCCTGCGCCACGCAGTACAACAAGGCTACCCCGTGCCTGAGTAGCTCGTAATAACAGCCtcccagccccagcccatcCCAGCCCAGCACCACTCACCACCACGACCACCACGACCACCACGACCGCCACGACCACCGCTGCCACTACTCGTGCGCACCCGTCCTGGAAGGCCTACAGCGCCAGAAAATAGCCCGTGGCCCGGCGCTTCTACAGGCTCTCGCAGCAGCCACTCCACCCCATTAAACGTGCCATCCCCCCCGTTCTCCATCCTCGCGGCCTTCCTCTGAAATCTTTTCCCTGTGTTTCTTATTTCAACGTTTTTCCTGccctttcgcttctcctccgcctccacccCTTCCTCTGCATTTTCCCGTTTTATTCGGAGCCGCACAGAGTCCTCTGGtgccctctcttttcttctatttctcttcatttcttaACGTCGGGCCAGGCTGTCCCTCATCGCGCGCAAAGTCGCCGCCGTCACTCGTCTCATCTCTCGCCCAAACAGCGCTCCAAGACAAGACACGCCTCTGTCGCGGGGTTTTGCCGATTCTCCTGGTTTCTTCGTTTCTAATCGCATTTAATTCGCCTGCGACCGTCTCTGCAGCCTCCCTGCCACGGAatctccagcatcaacagcatcatcgCCTTGACGGTTCGCTTTTTGGACGCGCCCATACATTCGCTTGACGCTGCTGTTTGGTCCCTCCTTTTTGCTGTGCAACCTCTTTCAGTCGTTTCGAGCTGGTCTCtcacaacatcaacatcgcGTCGAACCGCCACGTTTTCGCGACACTCGGGCAGCGCCTTTCATTTGATATTTCCTTTACTCTctctgtgtgtgtgtgtatctACACTCTTGCGCGCGGAATCGCCAATTACGGCGCGCAACATAAAAAGCCGCAGGGACTTGAtatccgccatcgccaattGCATTGGCCAAGCTGATCTAGGTTCCCACACGGCCACCTCCTGACGCCCTCCAACCGTTGACCAATTGTCTGCATCACATTCGCATCGCCACAACCGCACATCATGTATTCACAACACCCGGCCATGGCGCCTCAAAAGCCCGAGACGTTTATGCTGAGCACCGAAGCTCAGCAGGCTCTCCCTCATGACGCACAGGTCGCCCTCCAGCAGGTAGACAACCTAAAGTACTTCCTCATCTCCGCTCCAGTCGACTGGCAGCCTGATCAGTATATCCGACGGTTTCTCCTGCCCACGGGCGAGTATGTCTCTTGTGTGCTGTGGAACAACCTCTTCCACATCTCCGGCACGGATATTGTGCGATGCCTCTCATTCAGATTCCAAGCCTTTGGCCGCCCCGTCAAAAACTCCAAAAAGTTCGAGGAGGGAATCTTCTCCGATCTCCGAAATCTCAAGTCAGGAACTGATGCCTCCCTGGAGGAACCAAAGAGCGCTTTCCTCGACTTTCTCTACAAAAACAACTGCATCCGTacccagaagaagcaaaaggtcTTTTACTGGTACAGCGTGCCCCACGACCGTCTCTTTTTGGATGCGCTGGAGCGAGACTTGAAGCGGGAGAAGATGGGCCAGGAGGCCACCACGGTCGCCGTCAGCGAGCCTGCTCTGTCCTTCCAGTACGACTCTTCACAGTCGCTCTACGAGCAGCTCACCAAAAGCCAGCAGGCCaactcctcttccttcaacGCCCAGCAATCCTCATTCAACCCGAGCCAGTCGACCTCTCCCGTCATGAGGGCCATGGACTCCATGCCCCCTCCGAGCATGATTCCTCACACCATGGCCCCTTTGGCCGAAAGCATGGAGACAATGGTCCCCTACGACACCATGGGCATGGCTCCGGCCGTTCCCCAGCAGCTGGCGGCTGTCAAGAGGGAGGCTGACTTCACTCGCGTCCACTACAACCAGAATGGCATTCCCATTACTCAcagccaccaccgccactCTTCCATGCCCGCCTACGGACTGGAGTACTCACCGGCTCCCTCCTTTGTGTCCTCGGGCTATGAGGATTACAGCAACCGGGGCTTGTCGTTTGAGCCCATTACTCCTCCCCAGCAGGCTCTTGGCATGACTGCCGAGCCCGCCTACATTGCCAACGAGGAGACTGGCCTCTACTCCGTCATCCCCGACCACATGTCTGGCATGTCGGGTCTTGGTGGAATGGTTCAGATGCCGTCTCACCTTACTGGTCCGCAGTTTCCTCGCTCCTACGGCGCAAACAACATTTACTCCGTGATTGAGGGATCTCCCACCTACAAGCAGCGAAGACGCCGCACCTCCATTCCCACCTCCATGTCTGGCATCGCACCCACATCGACCCCGTCGGCTCCTCACAGACCGTCAGATCTGCGTCGGTCTGTCTCTGTCTCCATGGGTCCCGTCGCTGAGGGTGAAGAATCCACCGGCAACTCGCCTTCCAACATGTCATATGCCAACTCCCAGCACAGGGATCTCATGGACATGTCAAGACATGGCAGCCCCGCCGTTCATCCCATGGCCCTGCAGCACGACTTTTCTCACATCAGTGATGACATGTCTGCTGATGGCCGTTCTATGATGGCTGGCGGCATTGTTCGACGTGCCCGGTCGGCTACTGTGATGGAGCTCGGTCCTTATCCTCACAAGTCTCACTCTTGCCCAATCCCCACCTGTGGCCGACTGTTCAAGCGTCTCGAGCACCTCAAACGGTAAACATTCTCTCAATTATTGCAAGAAGAAACATCAAGAAACTAATATTACGTTTATAGCCATGTTCGAACACACACACAAGAGAAGCCATACATCTGCCCTCACTGCAGCAAAGCTTTCTCCCGATCAGATAACCTTGCACAGTATGTTTCTCCTTAAATATAATCTCACATGTATAATGCTAAATGCTGACTTCAAATTTTCAGGCACAAGCGCACCCACAGCCGTGAAGATGGTGGCGAGGGTTCATTGCATCTTTCtgccgaggaagaggaagaattcTCTGGCGAAGAGCAACTTGGATCTGTCGAGGAGGCATCGCCTACATCGGAATCTGCCTTTGTTCCCGGctccatcaacgccgccgtTTCCAGCGGCACGATCTCCCCCTCAAACCACCATGACATCCAGTCATAGCTTCAACAGTCTCCAGACTCTCAGCATGCCGATGACCATCAGCCACCCTACCCCCATCAACGCTGGTGGTGCCATGTAGAGTGCTGTTTTTCCTTATCTGTTCTATTTTCATATGACGTTCTATTTTCattctattttctttctcatttaTTTGCGTCACGATATATTTCATGTTCTATGGATCTCGGTTTAGGGGGAtttcatgttttttttttctctttccttcttgatatcactttcttccatctctctcattcactcttaccttttttttttatgcgTCTTATGCTCGGAATATCCTGTTTTTTTACGGCTGCAATCGCAAGTTTGCTCTTTTAAACACAACAAGCTCAGGCTCTCGGATCATCAGCAGGATTATTATTAACAGCCTGCTGATTTCCTTTTGGGCTTTTGGGCGATAGAAAGAGGAGTGAAAGGGAGGTTTTGCGCGCGATAGAGAGTGAAAATGACGCTGTCTGTATATATCTATACatatactattttattattcAATGTCAGCTTATGGGAGAGTCTCCTTGTGGGGAGGCTCCCTTGTTAGTGCTTTTTGAGGTGCGGGAATTGATATAGACacgaaaacaaaaattgCCATCTGTTTTATGAAAAATAATAAGGCTCCCATGCGTGACTTGTGCTAATAATCGTATTGTATCTATCAAACTTGCAAATTCCCTCACCATTTCAGTGACCCATGGTATCTTGAATCAGCCACCAATCTTCTTACCTCTTCCCTCCCCTTCTCCCGGAATCTTTGCCCCCTCTCCTGCCAAACGTATCTCTCGTCccctcaatcttcttgacgTCTCTCTCGCTTATCCTCAGCTCTGCACCCTTGAGCCTACCCACGGCCGGTCCAAAtccaccgccaccaccaccgccccTCCTATCCCTCTtcgtctgcttcttccccgTTTCTCTCTCCAGAATGACGCcgctctccttggcctcgcgCCTGCGCTTGGCCTCCCTCTCCACCGCAGCGGCAGTGATGCCCTTTCGCATGTGCATGGGCATCTTCTCCTGCTTGTGGATGGACGTTTTGGACCCGAGGGCCTGGATGCGGAGGTCGAGGGCCTTTTGGCGGACGCGGCCCGAGGAAAAGGTCTTTGGCTCAGAGCCGGGAGTGGAAGTTGTTGAGAGGGCGGCGGAGAGGGAGAGCGGGCGGTTGGTTTGGAGGAGGTGCGATTCGGAGATGAGGCGGCGGAGTTCGAGGTCTTGggcgaggagggagggggCGTCTTCGGGGAGCGAGGTTGATTTTGAGGAGGGCTGGGTGGGTGTGGgtttggaggaggaggattgATCTGGTGGGCGGGAGGACTGTGGTTTTGGTTAGCATTGCGggttgatgattttttttgatAATGGTACTGACCATGAAGGCTTTGAGTTCGCGTTTGGACATTGTGTCTGCTTTGGAGGTTTGCGGGGCGGAGTGGTCTACAACTTCGATGATGGgagcatcgtcttcttcctcttcatcatcatcgtctatgtcatcctcgtcgtctgaTAATTCGTCGCCTGACACGCCATCCCACTCATTGtcttcgctgccatcgcTGTCATCGCTgccatcctcgtcctcgatcCTCCGCACCTTTTGCGAGTTGCgcttctcttgctcttctatTGGGAGGAACTGCGCCTCAAAGTGTCGCCGAAAGATTTCCTGTGCGTCTTCTGAAGATACTGTCGGCTCGGGGGCCTTGCGCTTTCCGAGGACCGCCATTtcgaagctgatgaagagctgaTGTCGAGCTCCTGTCTTCTGGGTcgtgctgctgttgctgctgcgatggGGTGGCAGATTGGAAACTTTTTTGCTTTATCGTTATCAGTGTCTGGGCTGCGACAAGCATTAGCGCTTAGTGGTTCTGGCGTCAAACTGTTGGAGCTTTGGGCCCCACTAATATCACTTGGACGTCTACTTGCACTACGAAAATAGGACTTGGATCATTCGTCGACGTACAACTCTTGGATTGAATAGAACTACACGGAGGTATATAGTCAAATGTTTCCCCGCTCGCCCATTgttctattttttttgcggTTTATTCTCAGTCTTGTGCTGTAAGTCGGCAAAGAAAGTCTATTTTTGCTGTCTTGCTTGGTTATTTCATCCAGACATCATGTCTTGGAATGCCATGACAATTATACACCAAATTCCAAATATCAAACCAAGCTCTAAATACCAAACGTGACGCCAAAACAAAGGTCAAGTTTCCTGCGCCCTAATTAGGCTCCCTCCCGGTATCGAATCTCCTGCGTCAACGCCAATCTCGCCCTCTTCACCCAGGTCTCTTAGAAAAGCAATGCCTCCAATCCACGCTGACCGTCCCCCAAAGCCTCATCCCCCTTGTCTTGCCCAAATCGCTCGACCATGTATGCCTCGAGGCTACGGCCGCCAATCATCGCCGCCACCATATCCATGACAATGTCGGGATGGGTTGAGCTGGACATGACGCACCACTCCGGGTAGGGGTCCATGGTGGCCCCTTGTTCCAGAAGCATTTCCGTCAAGAGCATGGAGACGCCCCCCCCGGAGCGCATCTGGCGTGGGCTAGAGCCGTCCAACCAAAGTTGTCCTTGGCATTGATCTCGATGTCGTCCCTGTAGATTAGGAACTCGGCAATATGTTCCAAATCCGCTTCCATGAAGAGGCTGAGTGGTGTCATGCCGTCTTTATCCCTCGAATTGGGGTCGACGCCTGGCCGCTAGAGTAGCATCCCGGCCATCTCCAGGAATGCTGCCCAAGCAAAGGCCGTCATACCGCAGCAATCTTTCTGATCGGCTTGAAGGAGTAGGCTGACGACTTCCGTTTGCCCTGCCATCGCCGCTAGACCGACGC encodes:
- a CDS encoding uncharacterized protein (TransMembrane:1 (o144-167i)), coding for MLPAVMDLASPQRAPVRTRDDCREDSCSPVDLSRPRPWSHSKHEEIVAAAFPAGEERRGGSESDCGLGLVQWKRNSVNQVREESQHHEPKNAGAGASAGSGSHARAAPSATACAHSATPKAASTTLTASSSSLQLPLQQSNGTLILAMLGSAHLSSVLASGISYSMLGERRLPNLFPPPTSSLRRTWLDEPFPAIAPQANRCEALGSRIAWTTARPGLLHERPLKMKRAWSNASEWPPVERRRC
- a CDS encoding uncharacterized protein (EggNog:ENOG41) codes for the protein MAVLGKRKAPEPTVSSEDAQEIFRRHFEAQFLPIEEQEKRNSQKVRRIEDEDGSDDSDGSEDNEWDGVSGDELSDDEDDIDDDDEEEEDDAPIIEVVDHSAPQTSKADTMSKRELKAFMSSRPPDQSSSSKPTPTQPSSKSTSLPEDAPSLLAQDLELRRLISESHLLQTNRPLSLSAALSTTSTPGSEPKTFSSGRVRQKALDLRIQALGSKTSIHKQEKMPMHMRKGITAAAVEREAKRRREAKESGVILERETGKKQTKRDRRGGGGGGGFGPAVGRLKGAELRISERDVKKIEGTRDTFGRRGGKDSGRRGGKR
- a CDS encoding uncharacterized protein (EggNog:ENOG41) gives rise to the protein MRSGGGVSMLLTEMLLEQGATMDPYPEWCVMSSSTHPDIVMDMVAAMIGGRSLEAYMVERFGQDKGDEALGDGQRGLEALLF